The window ATGGATTGATGGAAGTAATGGCCTGTCGAACCTTGACAGGCTGTCCAGATCATCTATAATGCCGCCCTGTTGTGACGATGTTGTAACGATGTTGTAACCAAGCGGGAGTAGCTCAGTTGGTAGAGCGCAACCTTGCCAAGGTTGAGGTCGAGAGTTCGAGACTCTTCTCCCGCTCCAGATACTTGGAGAAAACGTCGTCAGGTTATCCTTGAAATGTTGCTTGGTTTCTGCGATAATCATGGTCTTGAAAAAATGCGGGAGTAGCTCAGTTGGTAGAGCGCAACCTTGCCAAGGTTGAGGTCGAGAGTTCGAGACTCTTCTCCCGCTCCAGTTTCTGGATCTGGCTTTAAGTGGCGGTAAGTAGTAGAATGCAGGACTCCAATGCGGGAGTAGCTCAGTTGGTAGAGCGCAACCTTGCCAAGGTTGAGGTCGAGAGTTCGAGACTCTTCTCCCGCTCCAGTTGTTGTGGATCCGGTTGTAGTAAATAGTAAGATGAAAGCTCCAATGCGGGAGTAGCTCAGTTGGTAGAGCGCAACCTTGCCAAGGTTGAGGTCGAGAGTTCGAGACTCTTCTCCCGCTCCAGAATTCGAAAGGGAAGCATCGCTTCCTTTTTTTGTAACCCTCCCGGGGGTTGCGCAGCAAGTCTCTGGCGAGGTAGCAAAGAGGTTATGCAGCGGCCTGCAAAGCCGTTTAGACGGGTTCGATTCCCGTCCTCGCCTCCAGAAAATCAAGGACTTAGTGGATGTTTCGCTAGTTCGAGCAAGCGTCGACCTCTTGAAAAAAGAGGTCGACCACACTTCAAAACGGCCTGCAAACGGCCTGCATTCCCTTGACACCCTGACCGACCATGCGCCCAAATGCGTGCATGGCTACGATCAAAGTCCTGGGGAGTGGGGCGTTCCAGATCCGTGTCGTCAACAAACTCCTTCCCAAACCGTTCTATGCGACCTTCGATACAAGGGAGCAGGCTGTTGCGTTCAGCGACCATTTGACGTCGCTTCTCGCGCAAGGGATCGTGCCCGCCACGCTGGCGCAAGATAAAGGCGTCGCGCGCACGCCTTGGACTGTTCAGCGATGCATCGCCGAGTACCTGCGTAGCGAGTCGGTCCCGGTCTCAGACGAGAAGCTTCTCGAGACCGTCAGGAGCCGCGTCGCCGATATCAACACCAACGACTTGTACTACGACTGGGCTGATGCGTGGGTCCGCGGCATGAAGCAAGTCGACAACCTGTCTCCGAGCACGATCGGGCACCGCCACGGCGCGCTTGCCAGGTGCCTCGACTGGGTATGCCGGCGACATCCACAGATCCTCCCGGCCACCCCTCCTACGGCTCCTGAAGCATGGCTTCGCGACATATACCAAGGAAGACGAAAAGCTTGCCGTGGCCAATGGGGGCAAAGCGAAGACCGACGTCGAACGCGACCGGCGTCTGGATGAAGATGAAGAGGAGCGCATTCTCGCCTGTCTGGTGGCGATGCCGGAGGCGCGCGCGTTCTTCGTGCTCGCGCTCGAAACAGCGATGCGGATGCGCGAGTGTTATACGCTGGAGCTCGAACAAGTCGGTCTTGCCAAAAAAACGATCCACCTCGACCGCAGCAAGAACGGCGATGGCCGCGAAGTGCCACTGTCGTCGACAATCGGGAAGCTCCTTGGTGAATATATCAAAGTACATGCTGACGATATCAAGGCCCGGGGAGGGCGGCTATTCTCGTTCTGGGAGGGAGATCGATCGGTGCGGGCGCTCGATGCCGCCACCGTCGACGTTTCCTTGATGTTCAAGGACATCTTCGCGTCGGCCGCGGTGAAGGACTTCTACCAGAGCCATGGCGATTCACCCATCCAAGGTCCTACGACGCATAGCTAAAGAGGCAACGGAAGGATATGCCAAAGAATTTCCATTCATTCTTTGAAGCTTTCGCAACCGATTGTGCTTACACCAAATTTTGTGATGCCACCTTTGCAAGCAAAATTTGTTCACACTTTTACTTCGCATTTTTCACAAATTTTCCTCGATTGAGGATTGAGGAAACTTGCTGCCACGTTTGCATTATGATATACTAGCTTAAAATTCAATCTTGGTTCTAAATTAAGTACAGGCTTGCGAGAGTCCTATGCTTTCCTCAGGCTTTTGCACCGGCGAATTATGATCGAATACATAGAGATTACGAAAGTTGTCGGATATGCCGCACCCTACAGCGGGATGCTACGTCGTTGGCGGCGCCGTGACAAGCCAGTGATCGCTCAAGCGGCTGGAGTGGCTATTCTCGGTGCAGGCTAGCGGAGTATATGCGCTGCGCAATTTCGAATCCCTTCGTGAAATTGGGCATGCCTAAGATGGTGGCGTGTGCTTGGAGTCCGTTCTGCACAAGGACAGTTCGATCCAACCTTGCGCTATCCAACAGATCACTTTAAAGACCACAATAGAAAGTATTAAGCAACTATGGACGTGTTTGCTCGTAAGACATTGGTGTCTGAATATCTATGCAAGGCTGCTGGCCAGCAAAATCTGAATGAGACAGTTGATATTTTTGAGGCCGGTCTGGTCAATTCTCTGGCGACTATCCAGCTGATCGCCTTTCTTGAGAAGAACTTCAAGATCAAGGTCGGGCTCGACGATCTGGATCGGGCCAACTTCAATAGCATTCAGGCCGTATGTGACTTTCTGGATAGGAAGGTCGCTGTAAGTGCTTAATCGTTTTCTGTCCCCCTTACAAAACGAGCGCTTCCAGGCGTTTGAGCAATTTGCCACCACCGAGGTCACTCCATATGCCGATGAATGGGACCTGCAGGAGGCCACGCCGCTTCCGATTGTACGCAAGCTGGCCCATAGTGGCTGGCTAGGTGGGCTGGCAAACCAAGACAGTGGCGGCCTAGGTTTTGATGCCACGACCTTCGGCCTTTTGAATTTGGCGATCGGCGCCGGCAGTGGATCATTGACCGGCCTGCTCAATGTTCATTCAATGGTGTTGAAAACCATTGAGGACTGGGGCACTCCCGATCAGAAGCAGCGTTTTCTGGCTCCACTGGTATGTGGAGACATCATCGGTGCCTTTGCGCAGACCGAAGTGTCTGCTGGAGGAGACTCGAAGAACCTGTCGACCAGGTTTGAAGAACATGGCGATGAACTAAGTGTCACGGGGCAAAAAACATGGATCACTTTCGCGCAGATTGCTGACTTGTTTTTGGTGTTCGGCAAGTTGCACGGTCTGGATACCGCCGTGCTGATCCCAAGGGATATACCGGGTTTCACCATCACGCCCAAGAAGAATATGCTTGGCTTTAAGAGCGCCTACCTTGGGGTGCTCGACTTTGCCGATTGTCGTATCCCCAAGGCGAACATCGTCGCTAAGCCCGGATTTGGACAAAGCCTGGTGTCGACCGGCGCACTGGACTATGGTCGCATTAGCGTAGCCTGGGCTGCGCTCGGCATCCAGCAGGCGGCCCTTGCAGCATCAGCCCGCAGAGCAAATTCCCGTTCGACTTTTGGCACCTTGCTGGCAGATCAGGGAATAGTTCGTGCCTATCTTGCCGAGATGTCCGGGAATTTGCTGGCATCGCAGCTGGTTTGTCTGTCAGCAACTATGGCTAAGGAAAGCAAGGAAGAAGATGCTCTAGAACAGATCCTCCAGGCTAAGTTGTTTGCTTCCCAGCATGCTGGGGATGCGGCAGCAAAGGCCGTGCAGATCCACGGCGGACATGGCTGCGACGAGGCGAATGGTGTCAGCCGGTTGTATCGGGATGCAAAGATTCTGCAAGTGGTAGAAGGCAGCAACGAACTGCAGAAAATGCTGATCGGTCGAGCCGTATGTGAGCGCTACTAATGCAGCACCGGAATCATCATTTCAAAAGTGTTTTTTCCAATCATTGCCCACATCTTGGGGCGCACCTCCCGCCCGGTCGCGCTGTTAGTGCTGGGCGTGGATGTCATCGCCATGCCGGACGTGGCTACGCCTGAGACGCTCAATACGCTCCCAGACTGCTGCGTACGTAGGTAATCGCCGGTAGGACACGGTCCTTTCGAGGGGCGTCGACTTGGCGCGATGTCGTGCCAGGGCGGAGGCTTGCCTGCCGTTTTCTCGCTATGCCAAATGCGGCGCCACTGCGGGGAACAATAAAGCTTGAACGAAGAGGACTGTAACGTCATGAGAATCAGCTCACCCATCATTACCGAATATTTCGAACGCACGGCTAAAGACAACCCAAATCCCGCGATACGTTGGGGCAAGGGGAATATCCTGTCGTGGCAGGCGCTATATACCAAAGCCCGACATCTTGCCCAGTACCTGGTGCATGAGCGTGATATCAGCCCTGGAGAATGTGTCGCTATTTGCATGGAGCGCAGCCCGGAGTTCCTCGTTGCCGCTTATGCCGTGTTGCTGGCTGGAGGTGTCTATTTTCCGGTCGATGCGAAAACGCCGGTGGCTCGCCTGGCTTCAATGCTGACAACGGCACGCTGCCGTCTTGCTTTCTGTAGCGAAGCACAGACAGGCACGCTACTGAAGGCGGGGATGGGCCTTGAATTGATTTTGCAGGAACAGCTCCACGAGATCGAGCGTTTGCATTCCGATGGCGCCACGGCTGAGTCGCTGCCCCCGGTTGTAGCAGCCGATCCAGCCTATCTGATTTTTACTTCTGGCAGCACGGGAGCTCCTAAGGGTGTGTTGGTCAACCACGGCGCCTTCATCAACCGGCTAGCCTGGCACCAGGCCCATAGTGCAATGACCGCGGTTGACATCATCTTGCAGAGAACGGCGCTGACATTCGATGTGTCGCTGTGGGAGCTTTTTCTGCCGACGCTCAACGGCGGTAGCCACTACCTCCTGCAGCCGCGGTTTGAGTCCTTTCCGAAAGCCGTTGCGGCTGCACTGGAGAGTGAAGGAATCACCCTAGTTCACTTCGTGCCCAGCCTGCTCAAACCGGTATTGCAGGAACTGCACAGTATCCCGTCATCCTCCCTGGCAGCCTTGCGCAAGGTTTATGTCAGCGGCGAGTCCCTGTCGGCCAGCCTGGTGCAGCAGTTCCAGCAGCAATTCGGCATGCGGTGCCTACTGACGAATCTATACGGCCCGACTGAAGCGGCCATCGACGTCAGCTACTACGACTGCCTCGAGCCAGCGCCAGCAGCTATTCCTATCGGTCAACCGCTGACCGGTTGCGATCTGTATATCGTCGATCCCGAGACCCGCACGCTGAAAGACGAGGGCGCGATCGGCGAGATCGCCATCGGCGGGATCTGTCTAGCCGAAGGCTACTACAACCGGCCCGACCTCACTGGCGAGGCATTCATCGTTCATCCCCAACTTGGCGAGCGCATCTATTTGACGGGTGATCTGGGCTGGTACCAGGAGGGGCGCGGGTTCTTCTGCCAAGGCCGCAAGGATACGCAAGTGAAGCTGCGCGGGCTGCGCATTGAGCTGGGCGAGATCGAGCATCATCTACTTAGCCACCCGGCCGTTACCGAAGCGGTAGCCTGTGTGGTCGAGGACGACGCGGCCGAGCAGTGGCTGGTTGCGGCCATCGTGGGTAGCGCGCCACTCGATCCGCAGGCGCTGCGGCAGTACCTGGCAGCCCAAATGCCGGTCTATATGCTGCCGGCGCGCTACTGGCAAACCGGGCAGCTACCAAGAAGCAGCTCAGGCAAGCTCGACCGCAAGACCATCGCCGCGACCATGCGGGCGCAGTTCTTTTCCGAGATGGTGGCGTGACCGATGGATAAGCAGAGGTTTGAGCTGTCGCGGTCCCAGCAGGCCGTCTTCACGATGGAAGCGTTCCAGCTGTCGGGTCATCACTTCTATCTTGGTGGCGTTGCCCGCCTGCGTGGCGCAGTAACGCTGGAGCAGCTTGCGCAGGCAGTTGCGCTCGTGCGCGACAGTCACGATGTTTTCCGCATCGGCTTTATCGTCGACGCCGTAGGCGCATGGCATGGCATCCGTCAAGACCGGCCGCACAGCCAGATTGAACAGGTGGACTTCAGCTGTCACGCCGATCCGGAGCAGGCGTTTTCTGGCTGGGCCGAGCGCCAGCTGTTGCTGGAAGAAGATCTGGAACTGGCCCCGATACGCATCTTTGTCGTGCGTTTCAACGGCGAACAGGCCGGCTGGTTTGTGAAGGCCCATCACGCGGCGGCAGATGGCGCAGCGCTGGCGTTGGTGATGGAGCATCTGTCCAGCGCGCTGGAATCGGGCCGTTGTGCGGCCTCGCCAGCATTCACCCTTCTTGCTTGTGGCGAGCGCGACTACGAAGGCTCGGATCGTTTCCGGCGTGACGCCCAATACTGGCGCCAGTTGTTCGGCGACGTGGCGCAGGCCGCCGGGCCATCGCTGCGCGCCAGGGCCCCTATTGGCGACTACCGTGCGCGATCGGCCCGCTCGATGCGCATCCGGTTCGCGTTGAGCGATGTCCAAAACGATACCTTGCACCGCTTTAAACAGGTTGGCGGCTCGGTATTCCGGCTCTTCTTTGCCGCGGTCGCGTACGCCCAGATGGTGGTGGAAGACAGCGATGGCGCCCTGCTGCAAGCGCCCATGCTCAACCGGTGGAGCGACGACGAGAAGCAGGCCGTGGCGATGGGGGTCGCCCCCGTGCTGGTGCCCGTGTCGCGCGCTGCCGGCGAGTCGGCGACAGAGTGTTATCGAACACTCAAGCAAGCATTGCAAAAGGCTGTTGTGCATTCGCGCTTTGCGCCCGGCGCCCGCTGGAGCGAATTCGCTTCGCCAGCCTGGAGAAAGGCGGTGCCCGCATTCGGGGTGTCCTACCAGACCGGCGTTTTTCGGGAAACCGTTTCTGGCGCCGAGGTGGATATCGACCATCTGCAGGCTGTCGAGGCTTTGTTCGCCACTATCCACATCCACGACCGCTTCGATGGCGGGCGTTTCCGTCTCGAAGCCGATTTTCGGCAGCAGTGGTCGGCTGCACAGTGCGAAGCCTTTCTTGCAGCGGTAGTCAATCATGCCATGGCGGTGGCGGCCGAGATACTGGAAGAGCCGAACGGTATGGCAGAGGCGCAGGCCGCCAGCTTGGTTGAACCGATTGGCGTCCATCTGCAAGCCGCCTTCGAACGCTATGCCGATCACTGCATGTTCAAGCACGCTCAATCGGCCAGTAGTGTGACCTATCGCGAGGGCTGGAACTGGATTCGCCATTTTGGCGAGCAACTGCGGCGCTACAGTAGACAGGCCGGCCCCAATGCGCCGGTCCTGATTCTGGGCCGGCGATTGCCCGAAACCACGCTGGCCTATCTGGCCTGCTTGATCGACAACGTGACCGTCGTGCCGGTGTGTCCGACCACGCCCGCCGCCAGGCTGCAGACAATCGTTCGCAATTCCGGCGCCGGGTTGTGCATTTTCTCCTCCACTGACCGGCAACTAGCCGAGTCGTTCGGACTGCCACTTCTGCAAGTAGCGCTCGATCGAGCGATGTTCCAGCGCCAGGCAGCTCCCGCGCCCGCAGTGGCGGACACGGGACGGCCGGCCTATATTCTTTACACATCCGGCTCGACCGGGGAACCCAAGGGCGTAGCGATTTCACCGGTCGCGCTCGCCCACTACGCGCTGGCGGCAACGGCTGCCTATTCCGGGGACGGCCCTTTCAGCACGCCCCTGTTCACATCCTTCGGCTTCGACCTGACCCAGACCAGCATTCTCGTGCCAGTGTTGTCGGGTGGCTTCATCCAGGCTTGGGATCAGGACCTCCGAGACGAGCCCGGAATGCTGCGGGCGCTGCTAACCGATGAAGCGCTGACGGCGGTCAAGTGCACGCCCTCGCATCTGTCGCTGCTGACCGAGCATGGCCAGCCCAGGCGCAACCCGCTGACCTTCGTGGTCGGTGGGGAAAACCTCTCTGCCGCGCTGGTGAACAAAGCGCTGTCCTTCTTCCCGCCGGGTAGCCGGGTGATCAATGAATACGGACCGACCGAAACCACGGTCGGGTGTTGCATCTATACCGTCAACCGGCCGAACGAAGACCGTACGCCAGCCGGAACGATTACGCCGATCGGCGAGGCGCTGGGCGCCGCCTGCATGTCGATCCGTGATAGTTGGGGAGAACTGGTCCCCTTGGGGTTCAAGGGAGAGATATGGATTGGCGGCCCGGTGCTGGCGGACGGTTATGTCGGCAATGCGACCCAGACAGCGGCCAAATTCGTGGCGGGACCTGATGGGCGCGGGCGCTGGTATCGCACCGGCGACTTGGGCGTGCAGGACGAACAGGGCCAGTTCCACTGTCTTGGCCGCGTTGACGACGAATTCAAGCTGCGAGGCCACCGGATTCATCCAGCCGAAATCGAGAAGGCGGTCGAAGGCGCGCTGGCTCGCTGCGGCGGCGTGTCCCAGCGCTGGGAATTGAAGGCGCTGAAACTGACGGTGGCAGGCGAGGATGCCATTGTCCTGTGCAGCAGTGAGCCGTTACCGGAGCACCACCCTCACTTCCAGGCCCACTTGAGTGCCGAGTTGCCCGAGGCTTGGCGGCCGAGCCGCTATTGCCCAGTGAAGCCTTGGCCCGTCAACGCCAACGGCAAGGTCGATTCGGCGGCGCTGGCCGCCGCCGTGGCATCGCAGGTGGCAGCTACCGACGCACTCGGCAGCGGCGCAGGTTCGGTCTCGACCCGCCACCGGACCTACCAGATGCCCGAATGGCTCGATGAGGCCTTTCTGCGGCCGATCTGGCCCCAGGTGGTGAACTGGCATGGCTCTTTTCTGGAGCAGGGAGGCGATTCGATCAAGGCAATCCGCTTGGCCGGATTGCTGGCCCGGCACGGTGTCAGGATTGGCGCGGCCGAACTGCTCACCAGCCGTGCGTTGGGCGCCGTGCTGGAAGCGGCGTGCGCCGCCGCCCAGACCACGACTGGCGCGAGCGAGGCAGCAGAGCAGGCCGTCGACGCCGGCTGGATCAGCCATCTGCCGGCCGCGCGCTGGTTCCATCAGCAAAGATTCGAACACGGCGACCGGTTGCAGCAAGGTATCGTACTGACCTTGCCGGCATCCCTGTCGGCCGAGCGCATCCACGCCGCCGTCGAAGCCGTCAAGGCCAGGCATGGCGTATTCTCGCTGCGAGTCGATCCTGTCAGCGGCGCCTGGCGCTTGGCGCCCGCGACCGCGCAAGCCTTGCGTGTGCACGCGCTGCCGCAAGACGGGCGGCTCGAAAGCCGGTTGCAAAACCTGCAGGCCGAAGTCAGCCTGGGCGAGCGGCCCAGCGTTCACGAGATCGTGACCGTGGCCGGCGCCGATAGCCGCCATCTGCTCTGGGTCTGCCATCACCTGTTATGCGATGTGCATTCCTGGATCTACCTGCTCGATGAACTGGACCAGGCGCTTGGCCAGACGCCGCTGGCGGCGGCCCGTGCCGAGCACGGCGTTTTTCTATGGGGGAAATGGCTGCATGAGCTTGGGGTGGTGCCGGCATCCGTGCCGCCAGCCGCGGCCGAGCCGCTGCCCACCGGGGCGACGGCCAGCCTGGCCCTGACGGCGAGCGCGGCGGACCTGCAATGGCTGACGCAACGCCTCAAGGCTGACCGTGCCGAGTTGATCGCAGCTGCCATGCTGGACCTGGCGCGCGAGGACGGAATGTTGCCGCCGCAGCCGCTCGTATTGTTTGAAAACCCCGGTCGTCCGTTTGCTGAAGCCGGGGTGCCGGCCGGCTGGCGAGGCATGTTGGATCAGGCCGTCGGCTGGTTTACCGGCTTCGAGCTGGTGCCCGTGGTTCCCGGGGCCGGAGTGGATTTTTTGCGTCTGCTAAAGACCGCTCGCAACGCCACAAGGCATGACTGGGGCAGCCGCCTGGGCCTGGAGAACGGCGGGGTGGCGCCGCTGCTTTGCATCAATGACATCGGACTCGGCCTTGGCGGCCGGACCGCCTGGCACCACTTCAGCCTGGATCCGGCCCTGTCTGGCGGTTATCGCCATCCAGCCGAAACCGGCGTCGCCAGCTTCGATCTGCAAGTGGGCGATAGCCATTGGGAAGGCAAAGAGCGGGTCACCGTGCTGCTAACGGTGGCAGGCGCCAGGGACGATATGGTTCGCCGCTACCTGTCCCGGCTGGACGTCAGGCTGCTGTCTCTAGGTAACGCCGTGCGCCAAGGCATGGACGACCCGCTCGCACGCCAGGCGCTGCTGCCTTCGGATTTCCCACTTTGTCAGCTCTCGCAGTTTGAGCTGGATCTCATCCTCAATGGAGCTACAGTATGAGCGCCTACATCGATTCTGCGAAAACCGCTTTCCTGTTTCCCGGCGTGGGAGCCCAGCAGCCGGACATGTTTGCCGCGTTCCGGACTTACCCCGAATACCGGGCCTGCCTGGAAGAGGTGTCGGATCTGTCCGGAGTCGATCTGGATGACGTCATCTACGGCGCGGGCCGCCACGCCCTGAATCAGGTGCGCATTGCCCAGCTGGCCTTGACGGCGACCACGGTGGCTATTGCTCGGATACTGCGCGATTACTGTGGACTAGTGCCCGACTTCGTGATGGGGCACAGTCTTGGCCAGTTTCCGGCGCTGTGCGCCGCCGGTTATCTGGATCTGGCGACAACCACCAAGGTGGTCAACCTGCGTTCGGAGGCAGTCGAAGCCTGTGCCCGTACTTACGAACAAGGCGAAATGTGCTGGGTATTGCATGTACCTGCAGAACTCGTGGCACGGCAGGTAGAGCAGACCCGGCAAGACGAAGGAGTGAAGGTATATGTGTCCGCCATCGACGCCTTCGATCAGGTCACGGTATCGGGCGAAATGTCCGAGATCCGCCGTTTCGCCCCCCGCATCGAAGCCCTGGGCGGACTGGTTTATCCTCTGAAGATCGGCGGTCCCTTCCATTCGCCCTTGATGGCGACGGCCCAGGCACAGCTTGTGGAGGCATTGCACTTCCTGCCCCAGCCCGACGATAGCCGGCTACTTTCCCGCCTCGTCTGTAACGTGAGCGCCGTTAAGTTGCCGGCGGCCGAATTGAAGACCTCTATTCTCCAGCATTTGATTTCGCCGGTGCAATGGCTGCGCAGCATGCAGTATCTAGCGGGGCAGGGCGTGACGCATTACCTCGAAATCTCGCCCAAGTCGGTCCTGGGCTACCTGGTGCAGCGGACCAGCCTGCCGCTGCAGCCACTGTACGAGCCGCAGGAATTGTTGGGTTGCGTGGAGTCTCTGAACACACCGGAACAGCGGCTGGAACGACTTTGGCGCCGCTGTTGCTTCCATCTTTACAGCGAGCCGCTGCCAGGCATTGACCGGGGCGCGGCCCTTCAGCAACTGCGTGAGATTCGCAACGAGATCCGGCAGCGGATGCCAGCGGCGCCGGTCGCACCATCCGAGCGTGACTTTCTCTACCAGCGCACCCGGCAATGGCTCGACATCATTGAAGTCGAGGGAGGTCAGTCCCTGTCAACGGCGCAGCTCAGGCTGCAGAGCCTGTACCAGGCGGCGGGGCGGTGAGCATGGCACAACGGAATTACATCGAAGAACTGCTGCAGGCAACACCCCAGGCGAGCGGGCTGCTGTTTCACGCCCTGAAGGATGGCAATAGCGCGTATCACATCGGCGTGGCGTTTCGCATGCGGGCGCAGGCGTCTCTGGACCGGATCCACGATACTTGGCATCGCATCCAGATGGCGCAGCCGGCCTTGCGCTCGGTTTTTGCTTGGCGGCGGCTGCGCACGCCCCACCAACTGATCCATGCCGTGCCGCGTATCGCGCTCGACTATGTCGCCACGACTTTGGATGCCGACATGGCGTCGGTCGGGCCGCGCTG of the Massilia violaceinigra genome contains:
- a CDS encoding tyrosine-type recombinase/integrase, which gives rise to MANGGKAKTDVERDRRLDEDEEERILACLVAMPEARAFFVLALETAMRMRECYTLELEQVGLAKKTIHLDRSKNGDGREVPLSSTIGKLLGEYIKVHADDIKARGGRLFSFWEGDRSVRALDAATVDVSLMFKDIFASAAVKDFYQSHGDSPIQGPTTHS
- a CDS encoding phosphopantetheine-binding protein, with the protein product MFARKTLVSEYLCKAAGQQNLNETVDIFEAGLVNSLATIQLIAFLEKNFKIKVGLDDLDRANFNSIQAVCDFLDRKVAVSA
- a CDS encoding acyl-CoA dehydrogenase family protein codes for the protein MLNRFLSPLQNERFQAFEQFATTEVTPYADEWDLQEATPLPIVRKLAHSGWLGGLANQDSGGLGFDATTFGLLNLAIGAGSGSLTGLLNVHSMVLKTIEDWGTPDQKQRFLAPLVCGDIIGAFAQTEVSAGGDSKNLSTRFEEHGDELSVTGQKTWITFAQIADLFLVFGKLHGLDTAVLIPRDIPGFTITPKKNMLGFKSAYLGVLDFADCRIPKANIVAKPGFGQSLVSTGALDYGRISVAWAALGIQQAALAASARRANSRSTFGTLLADQGIVRAYLAEMSGNLLASQLVCLSATMAKESKEEDALEQILQAKLFASQHAGDAAAKAVQIHGGHGCDEANGVSRLYRDAKILQVVEGSNELQKMLIGRAVCERY
- a CDS encoding amino acid adenylation domain-containing protein translates to MNEEDCNVMRISSPIITEYFERTAKDNPNPAIRWGKGNILSWQALYTKARHLAQYLVHERDISPGECVAICMERSPEFLVAAYAVLLAGGVYFPVDAKTPVARLASMLTTARCRLAFCSEAQTGTLLKAGMGLELILQEQLHEIERLHSDGATAESLPPVVAADPAYLIFTSGSTGAPKGVLVNHGAFINRLAWHQAHSAMTAVDIILQRTALTFDVSLWELFLPTLNGGSHYLLQPRFESFPKAVAAALESEGITLVHFVPSLLKPVLQELHSIPSSSLAALRKVYVSGESLSASLVQQFQQQFGMRCLLTNLYGPTEAAIDVSYYDCLEPAPAAIPIGQPLTGCDLYIVDPETRTLKDEGAIGEIAIGGICLAEGYYNRPDLTGEAFIVHPQLGERIYLTGDLGWYQEGRGFFCQGRKDTQVKLRGLRIELGEIEHHLLSHPAVTEAVACVVEDDAAEQWLVAAIVGSAPLDPQALRQYLAAQMPVYMLPARYWQTGQLPRSSSGKLDRKTIAATMRAQFFSEMVA
- a CDS encoding AMP-binding protein, with the translated sequence MDKQRFELSRSQQAVFTMEAFQLSGHHFYLGGVARLRGAVTLEQLAQAVALVRDSHDVFRIGFIVDAVGAWHGIRQDRPHSQIEQVDFSCHADPEQAFSGWAERQLLLEEDLELAPIRIFVVRFNGEQAGWFVKAHHAAADGAALALVMEHLSSALESGRCAASPAFTLLACGERDYEGSDRFRRDAQYWRQLFGDVAQAAGPSLRARAPIGDYRARSARSMRIRFALSDVQNDTLHRFKQVGGSVFRLFFAAVAYAQMVVEDSDGALLQAPMLNRWSDDEKQAVAMGVAPVLVPVSRAAGESATECYRTLKQALQKAVVHSRFAPGARWSEFASPAWRKAVPAFGVSYQTGVFRETVSGAEVDIDHLQAVEALFATIHIHDRFDGGRFRLEADFRQQWSAAQCEAFLAAVVNHAMAVAAEILEEPNGMAEAQAASLVEPIGVHLQAAFERYADHCMFKHAQSASSVTYREGWNWIRHFGEQLRRYSRQAGPNAPVLILGRRLPETTLAYLACLIDNVTVVPVCPTTPAARLQTIVRNSGAGLCIFSSTDRQLAESFGLPLLQVALDRAMFQRQAAPAPAVADTGRPAYILYTSGSTGEPKGVAISPVALAHYALAATAAYSGDGPFSTPLFTSFGFDLTQTSILVPVLSGGFIQAWDQDLRDEPGMLRALLTDEALTAVKCTPSHLSLLTEHGQPRRNPLTFVVGGENLSAALVNKALSFFPPGSRVINEYGPTETTVGCCIYTVNRPNEDRTPAGTITPIGEALGAACMSIRDSWGELVPLGFKGEIWIGGPVLADGYVGNATQTAAKFVAGPDGRGRWYRTGDLGVQDEQGQFHCLGRVDDEFKLRGHRIHPAEIEKAVEGALARCGGVSQRWELKALKLTVAGEDAIVLCSSEPLPEHHPHFQAHLSAELPEAWRPSRYCPVKPWPVNANGKVDSAALAAAVASQVAATDALGSGAGSVSTRHRTYQMPEWLDEAFLRPIWPQVVNWHGSFLEQGGDSIKAIRLAGLLARHGVRIGAAELLTSRALGAVLEAACAAAQTTTGASEAAEQAVDAGWISHLPAARWFHQQRFEHGDRLQQGIVLTLPASLSAERIHAAVEAVKARHGVFSLRVDPVSGAWRLAPATAQALRVHALPQDGRLESRLQNLQAEVSLGERPSVHEIVTVAGADSRHLLWVCHHLLCDVHSWIYLLDELDQALGQTPLAAARAEHGVFLWGKWLHELGVVPASVPPAAAEPLPTGATASLALTASAADLQWLTQRLKADRAELIAAAMLDLAREDGMLPPQPLVLFENPGRPFAEAGVPAGWRGMLDQAVGWFTGFELVPVVPGAGVDFLRLLKTARNATRHDWGSRLGLENGGVAPLLCINDIGLGLGGRTAWHHFSLDPALSGGYRHPAETGVASFDLQVGDSHWEGKERVTVLLTVAGARDDMVRRYLSRLDVRLLSLGNAVRQGMDDPLARQALLPSDFPLCQLSQFELDLILNGATV
- a CDS encoding ACP S-malonyltransferase — translated: MSAYIDSAKTAFLFPGVGAQQPDMFAAFRTYPEYRACLEEVSDLSGVDLDDVIYGAGRHALNQVRIAQLALTATTVAIARILRDYCGLVPDFVMGHSLGQFPALCAAGYLDLATTTKVVNLRSEAVEACARTYEQGEMCWVLHVPAELVARQVEQTRQDEGVKVYVSAIDAFDQVTVSGEMSEIRRFAPRIEALGGLVYPLKIGGPFHSPLMATAQAQLVEALHFLPQPDDSRLLSRLVCNVSAVKLPAAELKTSILQHLISPVQWLRSMQYLAGQGVTHYLEISPKSVLGYLVQRTSLPLQPLYEPQELLGCVESLNTPEQRLERLWRRCCFHLYSEPLPGIDRGAALQQLREIRNEIRQRMPAAPVAPSERDFLYQRTRQWLDIIEVEGGQSLSTAQLRLQSLYQAAGR